A portion of the Streptomyces sp. NBC_00376 genome contains these proteins:
- a CDS encoding type III polyketide synthase, translated as MAVLCKPAIAVPEYVITNEETLELAQRLHGDHPQIDLVLRLIEHTGVQKRHLIQPIDKVLQHPGFDARSITYEEHTKARVPAVVRQALDQAELEPQQIDLIVYVSCTGFMMPPPTAWLIGELGFRPETRQLPIAQLGCAAGGAAVNRAHDFCTAYPDANVLIVACEFCSLCYQPTDLGVGSLLSNGLFGDGIAAVVLRGSGGTGVRLERNGSFVIPATEDWISYAVRSTGFHFQLDKRVPGTMEPLAPALEAVAEEHQWNAGKMDFYIIHAGGPRILDDLSHFLDVPPEAFRFSRATLTEYGNIASAVVLDALGRMFDEASTLDGQRGLMAGFGPGITAEISLGTWTSESES; from the coding sequence ATGGCGGTTCTCTGCAAGCCGGCCATCGCGGTTCCCGAGTACGTCATCACCAACGAGGAAACCCTTGAGCTGGCACAACGGTTGCACGGCGACCACCCGCAGATAGACCTGGTCCTTCGGCTGATCGAACACACCGGGGTGCAGAAACGGCATCTGATCCAGCCGATCGACAAGGTGCTGCAGCACCCGGGCTTCGACGCCCGCAGCATCACCTACGAGGAACACACCAAGGCCCGCGTTCCGGCGGTGGTGCGCCAGGCGCTCGACCAGGCCGAACTGGAGCCGCAGCAGATAGACTTGATCGTCTACGTCTCCTGCACCGGCTTCATGATGCCGCCGCCGACCGCGTGGCTCATCGGCGAGCTGGGCTTCCGGCCGGAGACCCGGCAGCTGCCGATCGCCCAGCTCGGCTGCGCCGCGGGCGGCGCGGCGGTCAACCGGGCCCATGACTTCTGCACGGCGTACCCCGACGCCAATGTGCTGATCGTGGCCTGCGAGTTCTGCTCGCTCTGCTACCAGCCCACCGACCTGGGCGTGGGATCGCTGCTGTCCAACGGGCTGTTCGGCGACGGCATAGCCGCCGTCGTGCTCCGCGGCAGCGGGGGCACCGGAGTCCGTCTGGAGCGCAACGGCTCGTTCGTCATCCCGGCAACCGAGGACTGGATCTCCTACGCGGTCCGGTCCACCGGGTTCCACTTCCAGCTCGACAAGCGGGTCCCCGGAACCATGGAACCCCTCGCACCGGCCCTGGAGGCGGTCGCCGAGGAGCACCAGTGGAACGCGGGCAAGATGGACTTCTACATCATCCACGCGGGCGGCCCGCGCATCCTGGACGACCTGAGCCACTTCCTGGACGTGCCGCCCGAGGCGTTCCGCTTCAGCCGCGCCACGCTCACCGAGTACGGCAACATAGCCAGCGCCGTGGTGCTCGACGCCCTCGGCCGCATGTTCGACGAGGCATCGACCCTCGACGGGCAGCGCGGCCTGATGGCCGGCTTCGGCCCCGGTATCACCGCCGAGATCTCGCTGGGCACCTGGACCAGCGAGTCCGAGTCCTGA
- a CDS encoding cytochrome P450, whose amino-acid sequence MEPVAGARHCPFDYAEALEFDPVLRHLMTEEPVSRIRLPHGDGDAWLVTGYDDVRTVTTDRRFSRSAIIGRNFPRMTPEPIVQDEAINVMDPPGSSRLRSLISKGFAPRHLERMRVRTQHVVDELLDRMEEHGAPADLFEHLAAPLPLTTICEVLDIPDADQAQLRAHARTMMDTTVDNKEAAIRSKAELRAYFEELTAERRANPGDDLISALATARDGDELLDDQELAVMAMVLLITGQDTTTYEIGNIAYTLLTRPAELAMVRDRPEMLPQAIEELLRFIPFRKGVGIPRVALEDVELSGVRIREGDIVHVSYLTANRDGRKFDRPDELDLEREGPSHMTFGWGGHHCLGAPLAATELQIAIGTLLKRFPALKLAAPAEEVRWNRTSIWRYPLELPVTW is encoded by the coding sequence ATGGAACCAGTAGCCGGCGCACGGCACTGCCCGTTCGACTACGCCGAGGCCCTCGAATTCGACCCGGTGCTCAGGCACTTGATGACCGAAGAGCCCGTCTCCCGCATCCGTCTCCCGCACGGCGACGGCGATGCGTGGCTCGTCACCGGCTACGACGACGTGCGTACGGTGACCACCGACCGGCGCTTCAGCCGCAGCGCCATCATCGGCCGGAACTTCCCGCGCATGACCCCCGAGCCGATCGTCCAGGACGAGGCGATCAACGTCATGGACCCGCCGGGCAGCAGCCGCCTGCGCAGCCTGATCTCCAAGGGCTTCGCCCCCCGTCACCTGGAGCGCATGCGGGTCCGCACACAGCATGTGGTCGACGAGCTGCTGGACCGCATGGAGGAACACGGCGCCCCGGCCGACCTGTTCGAGCATCTGGCCGCGCCGCTGCCCCTGACCACCATCTGCGAGGTCCTCGACATCCCGGACGCCGACCAGGCACAACTGCGCGCCCACGCCCGGACCATGATGGACACCACCGTCGACAACAAGGAAGCGGCGATCCGGTCCAAGGCCGAGCTCCGCGCCTATTTCGAGGAGCTGACCGCCGAACGGCGCGCCAACCCGGGCGACGACCTGATCAGCGCGCTGGCCACCGCCCGCGACGGGGACGAGCTCCTCGACGACCAGGAACTGGCCGTCATGGCCATGGTCCTGCTGATCACCGGCCAGGACACCACCACGTACGAGATCGGGAACATCGCCTACACGCTGCTCACCAGGCCCGCCGAGCTCGCCATGGTGCGCGACCGCCCCGAGATGCTCCCGCAGGCCATCGAGGAGCTGCTGCGCTTCATCCCCTTCCGCAAGGGCGTCGGCATCCCCCGGGTCGCCCTGGAGGACGTGGAGCTGAGCGGCGTACGGATCCGGGAAGGGGACATCGTGCACGTCTCCTATCTGACGGCCAACCGCGACGGCCGGAAGTTCGACCGCCCCGACGAGCTGGACCTGGAGCGCGAGGGGCCGTCCCACATGACCTTCGGGTGGGGCGGGCACCACTGCCTCGGTGCCCCGCTCGCGGCCACCGAGCTCCAGATCGCCATCGGGACGCTGCTGAAGCGCTTCCCCGCACTGAAACTGGCGGCTCCGGCCGAGGAGGTGCGCTGGAACAGAACGTCGATCTGGCGCTATCCCCTCGAACTGCCCGTCACCTGGTGA